One Urocitellus parryii isolate mUroPar1 chromosome 9, mUroPar1.hap1, whole genome shotgun sequence DNA segment encodes these proteins:
- the LOC144256838 gene encoding NXPE family member 3-like yields MEQFKSYKILIAGLLFLVCVFYFKMSWTDNIIYRAPGPWPVSKYVSNSVESPSLLDCLPQELSNLTHLLYWPLTPGDGGDFLASTSPMTSTYHLRGPAQDTYALGGYLEVVLVARDHQGRPKTHGGDLFQARLLGPELRAGVPGDVQDLENGTYLLSFPLLWAGRAQVQVRLIHSSEAVGVLRRIWKEKRATVNFKGYFQGSSGVKETVICNVDPHSTGAKGHTCQYRDVVSGELWFCAQPPTLPCNSLVAHSGGSFLKVTTPRDDALLAGKVTDKLLPQGVAPILIRPATTENISRVQSPQTKCRPGLLAPKPSGFYHQDVWHSLSCSGQSFPTVDSILGCLAGHIVHMMGDSTLRQWWEYLRDTVPSLKPVDLHSTYQVGPLMAVETTRGIVLHWRAHSWPLRSRRTPVASLHSVAKELEGLAGGPHTVVVLGLGAHFTTFPPSIFARRLAGIRAAVMALLEREPSTLVVIKLANTGYKSVYGSDWFTLHMNRLLRAAFAGLRVAFVDAWEMTSSLALPDNIHPRKLIVSNEVNLLLSFICPT; encoded by the exons GTGTTCTATTTCAAGATGTCCTGGACTGACAACATCATCTATCGGGCTCCAGGACCCtggcctgtctctaaatatgtCTCCAACTCTGTGGAATCACCCTCCCTCTTGGACTGTCTCCCCCAGGAGCTCTCCAACCTGACCCACCTTCTATACTGGCCTCTGACTCCAGGAGATGGGGGGGACTTTTTAGCCTCCACCAGCCCCATGACCTCCACCTACCACCTGAGGGGTCCTGCTCAGGACACCTATGCCCTGGGAGGCTACCTGGAGGTTGTCCTTGTGGCCAGGGACCACCAAGGCAGGCCCAAGACCCATGGTGGGGATCTGTTTCAGGCAAGATTGCTGGGTCCAGAATTGAGAGCAGGGGTCCCCGGGGATGTCCAGGATCTGGAGAATGGCACATACCTATtgtccttccctctgctctgggCTGGGAGGGCCCAGGTGCAGGTGCGGCTGATCCACTCCAGTGAGGCCGTTGGGGTTCTGCGCAGAATCTGGAAAGAGAAGAGGGCCACTGTTAATTTTAAGGGGTATTTCCAGGGCAGTTCTGGTGTTAAAGAGACTGTGATTTGCAATGTTGACCCTCACTCAACTGGAGCCAAAGGGCATACCTGCCAGTACAGGGATGTGGTTTCTGGTGAGCTCTGGTTCTGTGCTCAACCCCCTACTCTGCCCTGCAACTCTTTGGTTGCTCACTCAGGCGGGAGTTTCCTGAAGGTGACCACACCACGTGATGACGCCCTGCTGGCAGG CAAAGTGACTGACAAGCTGCTACCTCAGGGTGTTGCTCCAATTCTGATCAGACCAGCAACCACAGAAAACATCAGTCGGG TGCAATCCCCACAGACCAAGTGCCGCCCTGGCCTTCTGGCCCCAAAGCCCTCTGGCTTCTACCACCAAGATGTATGGCATTCCCTGTCCTGCTCTGGCCAGTCCTTCCCCACTGTTGACAGCATCCTGGGCTGCCTGGCTGGCCACATCGTGCACATGATGGGGGACTCCACGCTTCGGCAGTGGTGGGAATATCTACGTGACACAGTGCCCT CCCTGAAACCAGTGGATCTACATTCCACATATCAGGTGGGGCCCCTGATGGCCGTGGAGACCACTCGGGGCATAGTGCTGCACTGGCGAGCCCACAGCTGGCCCCTGCGCTCCCGACGCACACCAGTGGCCTCCCTACACTCTGTTGCCAAGGAGCTGGAGGGCCTGGCCGGGGGCCCCCACACTGTGGTGGTGCTGGGCCTGGGAGCCCACTTCACCACCTTCCCTCCATCCATCTTTGCCAGACGACTGGCAGGGATTCGAGCAGCTGTGATGGCCCTGCTGGAGCGGGAACCCAGTACCCTTGTGGTCATCAAACTGGCCAACACTGGCTATAAGTCTGTGTATGGCAGTGACTGGTTCACCCTGCACATGAACCGGCTCCTGAGAGCTGCCTTTGCTGGGCTCCGTGTGGCCTTTGTGGATGCTTGGGAAATGACCTCTAGCCTGGCCCTGCCTGATAACATCCACCCAAGGAAGCTCATTGTAAGCAATGAAGTGAACTTGCTCCTCTCCTTCATCTGTCCCACCTGA